One Mycobacterium paraseoulense genomic window, GCGACCAGCGACCGTCGCGGAGGTGCAGTCCGGTGTGACTCATCGGCGCGACGTCGATGCGCCAGAACGACTTCCGGGGTGCTCCCAGGGCATGCACGATCGCGGCCCGGGTCACCGCGGGGTGCGTCACCGCCACCGCGGGCACGGCGCTTTCGGCCAGCAAATCCAGCCAGCGAGCCACCCGCTGGATCAGTTCGGTGATGGACTCGCCGCCGTGCGGGGCCCGGGTGGGATCGGCCAGCCAGGCCGTCACGTCGCCGGGGGGCACGTCGCGCAGCCTCTTCCCCCGCCAGCGGCCGCAATTCAGGTCCGCCAGCAGCGGGTCGACCGTGGCGTCCAATCCGAGTAACTCCGCCGTCTGCTGGGCCCGCCGCTCGGGTGCGGTGAAACGCTTTGCACCCAAGCATGTTTCGCCACTGAAGGCTTCGGCCTGTCGACGGCCCATGTCGTTGAGGGGCTCGTCGCCGGGGAAACGCGCGGCCGCCACGGCGTCGGTCATCGCGTGCGATACCAGGGTCAGCCGGACGACCCGCGTCACGCCGCGATGCTCGATGCCCGCCCGTCCCCGGTGCGCTCCCCGAG contains:
- a CDS encoding histidine phosphatase family protein, producing MTRVVRLTLVSHAMTDAVAAARFPGDEPLNDMGRRQAEAFSGETCLGAKRFTAPERRAQQTAELLGLDATVDPLLADLNCGRWRGKRLRDVPPGDVTAWLADPTRAPHGGESITELIQRVARWLDLLAESAVPAVAVTHPAVTRAAIVHALGAPRKSFWRIDVAPMSHTGLHLRDGRWSLRL